A single window of Chitinophaga sp. XS-30 DNA harbors:
- a CDS encoding cell wall metabolism sensor histidine kinase WalK: protein MKLFTKLTLFITLSKAAIVVLFVLLLPLLVDNVASAYNDYYLGEQKKKVLSIIQQNGIDFYLQGEDNYGSYTMLKEEYISLEPVGRIQPSDTIATQRRIVENDTLTYRVLTHVFAYDDNRYILEVGKTTATIGQYNRPLQAVALYVLVGLTVLTVLIDLVFTRLLLRPLGQIIKTQLVNRKFPFKEHIPPVKTSTVDFQYLDSSLTELMDRIKTAFDKEREFTSNASHELMTPISILQHKMENLMVDNALSEEMENRIIGMMKTLNRLKKIVQSLLLISRIENDQFERRDTFAIHTLLTEVMEELGHRLEDRALHFSMFISRGLVVQGLNHDLIFQLFYNLVNNAVRYNKPGGKIVISEEKSGEGIYTVHVTDTGIGIPAHEQATVFNRFKKVVRTEQEGYGLGLSIVQAIANYHGIRLEVSSVPDEGTTFSVIFPAGVWRES, encoded by the coding sequence GTGAAACTATTTACCAAACTGACGCTTTTCATTACGCTCTCCAAAGCGGCGATCGTGGTATTGTTCGTGCTGCTGCTGCCGTTGCTGGTAGATAATGTGGCATCTGCATATAACGATTACTATCTCGGCGAACAGAAAAAGAAAGTGCTCAGCATCATTCAGCAGAATGGTATTGATTTTTATCTGCAGGGAGAAGACAACTACGGGAGCTATACCATGCTGAAAGAAGAGTACATTTCCCTGGAACCGGTAGGCAGGATACAGCCTTCGGACACGATCGCCACGCAGCGGCGTATCGTGGAGAATGATACATTGACCTACCGGGTGCTGACGCATGTTTTTGCGTATGATGATAACCGGTATATCCTGGAAGTCGGTAAAACAACGGCCACGATCGGCCAGTATAACCGCCCCCTGCAGGCCGTGGCGTTGTATGTGCTTGTGGGGCTCACGGTGTTGACCGTGTTGATAGACCTGGTGTTCACCCGTTTGCTCCTGCGGCCGCTGGGCCAGATCATCAAAACGCAACTGGTGAACAGGAAATTTCCGTTCAAGGAACATATTCCTCCCGTTAAAACATCCACGGTGGATTTTCAGTATCTGGACAGCTCACTGACGGAATTGATGGACCGGATCAAAACGGCATTTGACAAGGAACGGGAGTTCACCTCCAATGCATCGCACGAGTTGATGACGCCGATCAGCATCCTGCAGCACAAGATGGAAAATCTTATGGTGGACAATGCGTTGAGCGAGGAAATGGAGAACCGGATCATCGGTATGATGAAAACGCTGAACCGCCTGAAGAAGATCGTACAATCATTGTTATTGATCTCCAGGATCGAGAACGACCAGTTTGAAAGGCGCGATACGTTTGCTATCCATACACTGCTCACGGAGGTGATGGAAGAGCTTGGGCACCGGCTGGAAGACAGGGCGCTTCATTTTTCCATGTTTATTTCCCGCGGCCTGGTTGTGCAGGGTTTGAATCATGATCTGATCTTCCAGCTTTTTTACAACCTCGTCAATAATGCTGTACGGTATAACAAACCCGGCGGAAAGATCGTTATCAGTGAAGAAAAGAGCGGCGAAGGGATATATACCGTGCATGTAACCGATACAGGCATCGGTATTCCGGCGCATGAGCAGGCAACGGTGTTCAATCGTTTCAAGAAAGTGGTGAGAACGGAACAGGAAGGTTATGGACTAGGGCTTTCTATTGTACAGGCTATCGCAAATTATCATGGTATCCGGCTGGAAGTATCTTCTGTTCCGGATGAAGGCACTACTTTTTCGGTCATATTTCCGGCAGGTGTATGGCGGGAAAGTTGA
- a CDS encoding response regulator transcription factor: MKVLIVEDERSMAAEMSAFLKKAFYVCDLAYTAKQGLEKMEENQYDFILLDLGLPDKDGLHVLAEAKKNCPDAAYIVITARGQLEDRIRGLDLGADDYLPKPFSLLELQSRMQAIARRKFAINDTQIALGDFTVDLQKRTVFLGKDEIPLSRKEFDLLSYMLLHKNRPLTRLQLSEHIWGNFSDDDYDSNYIDVHIKNIRKKLGAFSSVEWLQTIRSVGYKIKI, translated from the coding sequence ATGAAAGTATTGATCGTAGAAGATGAAAGGTCGATGGCTGCAGAAATGTCCGCATTTCTGAAAAAGGCCTTTTATGTATGCGACCTGGCCTACACGGCAAAACAGGGCCTCGAAAAGATGGAAGAGAACCAGTATGATTTCATTCTGCTGGACCTTGGCCTGCCGGATAAAGACGGGCTGCATGTGCTGGCAGAAGCCAAGAAGAATTGTCCGGATGCGGCTTACATCGTGATCACGGCCCGCGGGCAGCTGGAAGACAGGATCAGGGGACTGGATCTTGGGGCAGATGACTATCTGCCCAAGCCGTTTTCGTTGCTGGAACTGCAGTCCCGCATGCAGGCCATTGCACGAAGAAAGTTCGCTATCAACGATACGCAGATCGCGTTGGGTGATTTTACGGTAGATCTGCAAAAAAGAACAGTGTTTTTAGGGAAAGATGAAATACCGCTCTCCCGCAAAGAGTTCGATCTGCTCAGTTACATGCTGTTGCACAAGAACCGGCCGCTTACGCGTTTGCAGCTGAGTGAGCATATCTGGGGCAATTTTTCGGATGATGATTATGATTCGAATTACATCGATGTGCATATCAAGAACATCCGCAAGAAACTTGGCGCCTTTTCGTCTGTGGAATGGCTGCAGACTATCCGCAGCGTTGGCTATAAAATAAAGATCTGA
- a CDS encoding FAD:protein FMN transferase, with protein sequence MWIAAAFLCFLLPEVSFDGTAQGTTYHIRYADAGQRNFKISVDSILSDIDKALSTYRTDSEVSTFNQFDDFRYQSGYFYPVLQRSYEIYQATGGAFDPTVAPLTEAYRNGKRSGIPWPGRVDSLLQYVGFQYIVFDSVAVHKTKSGVRLDFDAIAQGYTVDVIAGFLEKQGITDYLVEVGGELRCRGKKRSIPIEDPFHPGKTLRTLTLTNRATATSGNYYNAYRQDGQLLHHIMHPQTGISPPDALLSATVLSADAASADAYATALLALGLEGAKLLLQKEPQLEAFLVYEEEGRPKFFMTAGMQAIIAE encoded by the coding sequence ATGTGGATCGCCGCTGCCTTTTTATGTTTCCTGCTGCCGGAAGTCAGCTTTGACGGTACGGCCCAGGGCACTACTTATCACATCCGTTATGCGGATGCCGGGCAGCGTAATTTTAAAATATCCGTGGATTCCATCCTGTCGGATATCGACAAGGCATTGTCCACTTACCGGACTGATTCCGAAGTATCGACCTTTAACCAGTTCGATGATTTCCGGTATCAGTCCGGTTATTTTTATCCCGTTCTGCAGCGTTCATACGAGATTTACCAGGCCACGGGCGGCGCATTCGACCCTACGGTGGCGCCCCTCACCGAAGCTTACCGCAATGGCAAAAGAAGCGGCATACCCTGGCCGGGCCGGGTGGATTCACTATTGCAATATGTTGGCTTTCAATACATCGTTTTCGATTCCGTTGCGGTGCATAAAACGAAGAGCGGTGTGCGGCTTGATTTTGACGCCATTGCCCAGGGATATACGGTGGATGTGATCGCCGGCTTCCTGGAAAAGCAGGGCATTACGGACTATCTCGTGGAAGTTGGCGGCGAGCTGCGTTGCCGCGGGAAAAAGAGATCCATACCCATTGAGGACCCATTCCATCCGGGGAAAACCCTTCGCACCCTAACCCTTACCAACCGCGCCACAGCCACTTCCGGCAATTATTATAATGCTTACCGTCAGGATGGGCAACTGCTCCATCACATCATGCATCCCCAAACCGGCATTTCTCCCCCCGATGCCCTGCTGAGCGCTACGGTGCTCTCCGCTGACGCGGCTTCAGCGGATGCCTATGCCACTGCCCTGCTCGCGCTGGGGCTGGAAGGCGCAAAACTTTTGCTGCAAAAGGAACCGCAGCTGGAGGCATTCCTCGTATATGAGGAAGAAGGCCGGCCAAAGTTCTTTATGACGGCTGGTATGCAGGCCATTATTGCGGAATAG
- a CDS encoding FAD-dependent oxidoreductase: protein MKILTHRRSIMKALSFLKDSCLPITGIFRILLPAKSSLVTGFALLLLHTGLFAQKQVYVEAESFEDKGGWVIDQQSFVVIGSSYLMAHGMGRPVKEASTTVQFPAKGKYRMWVRTKDWAPFPTGPGKFTLSIDGQQAGPVFGASGNDAWKWYDGGTVDIKNEKVRLTMNDLTGFNGRCDAILFTDASKFTPPNTLKELNAFRNKLLHTHAEPDNGGHYDLVVIGGGIAGTCAAISAARQGLKTALVQDRPVLGGNNSSEIRVHLMGDVDKNHYPKLGRIVREMDNGDPGNGNPDAKEYGDKRKIDIVKAEKNLTLFLNTHAYKVEMDKDKIKAVTGRNISTNQDVRFTATYFADCTGDGTIGFLSGADFRMGRESRAETGEPLAPEKPDDFTLGTSNLWASLERDTVSSFPETPWALQFSDEYHIDQVQSDWEWETGFGNFNTITEAEQIRDHNLRAIYGNWSYLKKNKPEKYAKRELAWVAYIGGKRESRRIIGDHVLTQMDIQEGKFYPDGAVTATWTIDLHFPQEKNSKYFEGQEFFASTKHIRVAPYTIPYRCLYSRNISNLFMAGRNISTTHVAFGSTRVMRTCGMMGEVVGFAAGIAKKHNTTPRGVYQHHLSELVAILKDETVPSQQVTNKID from the coding sequence ATGAAAATATTAACACACCGCCGAAGCATCATGAAAGCCCTGTCGTTCCTGAAGGACAGCTGTCTTCCCATCACCGGCATTTTCCGGATATTGTTACCCGCAAAGAGCTCCCTGGTGACCGGCTTTGCCCTGTTGCTGCTGCACACGGGCCTGTTCGCCCAAAAGCAGGTGTACGTGGAAGCGGAATCTTTTGAAGACAAAGGCGGCTGGGTAATTGATCAGCAGTCGTTTGTTGTAATAGGTTCTTCCTACCTGATGGCGCATGGCATGGGCCGGCCGGTAAAAGAAGCATCCACCACCGTACAGTTTCCCGCGAAGGGCAAATACCGGATGTGGGTGCGCACGAAAGACTGGGCGCCGTTCCCTACAGGCCCGGGAAAGTTCACCCTGTCCATCGACGGACAGCAGGCAGGCCCGGTATTCGGCGCCAGCGGCAACGATGCATGGAAATGGTATGATGGCGGAACAGTAGATATCAAAAACGAAAAGGTGCGGCTGACCATGAATGACCTGACCGGCTTCAATGGCCGCTGCGATGCCATCCTGTTCACAGACGCATCGAAGTTCACCCCGCCAAATACATTGAAAGAACTGAACGCTTTCCGTAACAAGCTGCTGCATACACATGCCGAACCGGATAACGGCGGGCATTACGATCTCGTAGTGATCGGCGGCGGCATTGCCGGTACCTGTGCGGCCATTTCCGCTGCGCGCCAGGGCCTGAAAACGGCATTGGTGCAGGACAGGCCGGTGCTTGGCGGCAACAACAGCTCGGAGATCAGGGTACACCTGATGGGGGATGTGGACAAGAATCACTATCCCAAACTGGGCAGGATCGTCCGGGAAATGGATAACGGAGATCCCGGCAACGGCAATCCTGATGCGAAAGAGTATGGCGACAAACGCAAGATCGATATCGTGAAAGCGGAAAAGAACCTGACCTTGTTCCTCAATACGCATGCCTACAAAGTAGAAATGGATAAGGATAAGATCAAAGCCGTGACCGGCAGGAACATCTCCACGAACCAGGATGTACGTTTCACTGCTACCTATTTTGCCGATTGCACCGGCGATGGCACAATTGGTTTCCTGTCCGGCGCGGACTTCCGTATGGGCCGGGAAAGCAGGGCCGAAACGGGTGAGCCGCTGGCGCCCGAAAAACCGGATGATTTCACCCTCGGCACCTCCAACCTCTGGGCATCCCTGGAGCGGGATACCGTGTCTTCCTTCCCCGAAACACCCTGGGCTTTGCAGTTCTCCGATGAATATCATATCGATCAGGTGCAATCAGACTGGGAATGGGAAACGGGTTTCGGGAATTTCAATACCATCACGGAAGCGGAGCAGATCCGCGATCATAACCTTCGTGCGATATACGGCAACTGGTCTTACCTGAAGAAGAACAAACCGGAGAAATATGCGAAACGCGAGCTGGCCTGGGTGGCTTACATCGGCGGCAAGCGGGAATCGCGCCGCATTATCGGGGATCATGTGCTCACGCAGATGGATATCCAGGAAGGCAAGTTCTATCCTGATGGCGCAGTAACCGCTACCTGGACGATAGACCTGCATTTCCCGCAGGAAAAGAACAGCAAATATTTTGAAGGGCAGGAATTTTTCGCCAGCACCAAACACATCCGCGTAGCGCCGTACACCATTCCCTACCGGTGCCTCTATTCCCGCAACATCTCCAACCTGTTCATGGCCGGCCGGAACATCAGCACCACGCACGTTGCCTTCGGCAGCACCCGCGTTATGCGTACCTGCGGCATGATGGGAGAGGTAGTAGGCTTTGCAGCCGGCATCGCGAAGAAACATAATACCACACCGAGAGGCGTGTACCAGCATCATTTGTCTGAACTGGTGGCTATCCTGAAAGACGAAACTGTGCCTTCACAACAGGTAACAAATAAAATAGACTGA
- a CDS encoding RagB/SusD family nutrient uptake outer membrane protein: MKFKLYITCAGLFLVAACAKLDLNPLSDGSSETWNSTAEEIEMSLNGLYKDAFWPTDNDDWTDDFLYRDATTPITGATINGETDFVRTWWVNAYKAIARANTVIHSVGRAANVLSPAQISRYSSEARFVRAAQYSRLLSHYGNIVYTDSALDIDQALQLKQMDKAMVLAKIYADFDSAANNLPATYTANELKRATSGAALALKARIALQMEDWATAAAAAKACMDQEVYRLHPDFSNLFLSKTKNSVETVFGLPRSVALKVTLGDLQNYVTRNAGGWGAKNPSWDLFCAFLCTDGMPVDESPLFDPHNPFENRDPRCAATIVPFSSSFLGYTYQPHPDTLTVWKEADMKHVENKDTRAIAIFASYNGLIWKKGVDRDWLLNSWTAEPDKIIIRYADVLLMYAEAKVELNQIDQTVLDAINMVRARAYGVEYTATADYPAVTTTDQAELRKIVRVERRMEFAKEGIRYMDIIRWKLAGKVLNKINYGMLDPADLRTKVVQPGLWFFPQTPEIDEDGVADFTAMATAGLIKTVAVRKFDVTRQYLWPIPSAEVLTSGLDQNDNY; the protein is encoded by the coding sequence ATGAAATTCAAATTATATATCACCTGCGCCGGCCTCTTCCTGGTGGCCGCCTGTGCAAAACTGGACCTGAACCCGCTGTCCGACGGCTCCAGCGAAACCTGGAACTCTACCGCAGAGGAAATTGAAATGTCCCTCAACGGTTTGTATAAAGATGCGTTCTGGCCAACCGATAATGATGACTGGACGGATGATTTCCTTTACCGCGATGCCACAACGCCCATCACCGGCGCTACCATCAATGGGGAAACCGATTTTGTACGCACATGGTGGGTGAATGCCTACAAGGCCATCGCCCGTGCCAATACCGTTATACACAGTGTGGGCCGTGCGGCGAATGTGCTGTCCCCCGCCCAGATCAGCCGTTATTCCTCCGAAGCGCGTTTTGTGCGCGCCGCACAATATTCGCGGCTGCTTTCCCATTACGGTAATATTGTGTACACGGATTCCGCGCTGGATATAGATCAGGCCCTGCAATTGAAGCAGATGGACAAAGCGATGGTGCTGGCGAAGATCTATGCGGACTTTGATTCCGCAGCCAATAATCTGCCTGCGACCTATACGGCCAATGAACTGAAACGTGCCACCTCCGGCGCTGCACTGGCCCTGAAAGCCCGCATCGCGCTGCAGATGGAAGACTGGGCTACGGCTGCCGCCGCTGCCAAAGCCTGCATGGACCAGGAGGTGTACAGACTCCATCCTGATTTCAGCAACCTCTTCCTGTCCAAAACCAAGAACTCCGTGGAAACGGTGTTCGGCCTTCCGCGCTCCGTTGCGCTGAAGGTAACACTGGGCGATCTTCAGAATTACGTGACCCGCAATGCAGGGGGATGGGGCGCTAAAAATCCTTCCTGGGACCTGTTCTGCGCTTTTCTGTGCACAGACGGAATGCCGGTGGATGAATCGCCTTTATTCGACCCGCATAATCCCTTTGAAAATCGCGATCCCCGCTGTGCGGCTACCATCGTGCCTTTCAGCAGCTCATTCCTCGGATATACCTACCAACCGCATCCGGATACACTTACCGTATGGAAGGAAGCGGATATGAAACATGTGGAGAATAAAGACACCCGCGCCATCGCCATCTTCGCATCCTACAACGGGCTGATCTGGAAGAAAGGCGTGGACCGCGACTGGCTGCTGAATTCCTGGACGGCCGAGCCGGACAAGATCATTATCCGTTATGCGGATGTGCTGCTCATGTATGCAGAAGCCAAAGTGGAGCTGAACCAGATCGATCAGACGGTGCTGGATGCCATCAATATGGTAAGGGCAAGGGCTTATGGCGTGGAATATACCGCCACTGCGGATTATCCGGCGGTGACCACCACTGATCAGGCCGAACTGAGGAAGATCGTGCGCGTGGAAAGAAGAATGGAATTTGCGAAAGAGGGCATCCGTTATATGGATATCATCCGCTGGAAACTGGCGGGTAAAGTGCTGAACAAGATCAATTACGGCATGCTGGACCCGGCCGATCTCCGTACAAAAGTGGTGCAGCCGGGCCTGTGGTTCTTCCCGCAGACACCGGAGATAGATGAGGACGGTGTAGCCGATTTCACGGCCATGGCCACCGCCGGGCTGATCAAAACAGTTGCCGTGCGCAAGTTCGATGTCACCCGCCAGTATCTCTGGCCTATTCCTTCCGCCGAGGTGTTGACCAGCGGTCTTGATCAAAACGATAACTATTGA